In one Plasmodium falciparum 3D7 genome assembly, chromosome: 14 genomic region, the following are encoded:
- a CDS encoding condensin complex subunit 1, putative has protein sequence MLQGRIKKFKVPVDNNIDNFIKDINIRKNEYIYACDLVDDDNINLRSENVISLFDYLNESYSNVLLLLCQEGFDSILNYMKVCNNLSDIENEKIFGCLTILIEKGVDIFKNYYKCLEKCHKKDEFYNDSEKMEIIINENNSIMNIIIECLESNYKEYSINEKKRNLTYFEINEIIISFFNALTFIYINIFNSYYNSNFSKQNNNNNNNNNNNEIIINVQRGRKKQKRDSDEGNNIPLKNINSLLNNIILLVSNINFDLLYDNINISILDIYLHFFLNIYTLNQENTTIFNMSTTYHEEISIIIGNLLKLYMKKDTHKVIGSAEKSVIKSSGNFLNHMEYKKETSRVVDNKKKKKRGKHMDDEEEDDDDDKGDKGGSGNNNNNNIDNDNYNDNNNDNYNDNYNDNYDDNYDDNKIGEKDNSHSKKREDEEDENFYSFSFSYIFLNVCKKCTSVNICDCILRVKNTEIPKVIMKEFIDHIKENSIIYLNLSVQTHMQNEILNMLNCLEYFSKNLSVHLIFYLKDLTDMLGIDIYYIRKSIFEIFKNFIILSKGSEEMKVNHIKDSELSTNNRRKEKNGRRDIKRCTGYEDEKNNIGKGNNSYNFLNDSDDSDDSDDNDDDNIDCDDDDNIDCDDDDNIDCDDDDNSDLFSDDDTDFFSDRNINDNVCNKRGEKSKKKKEKEIKNKIKNNNKRSECNNNNKYNISKKEKKKKKYFNLKRNENKICNNKEMDHLLKSSSLHINENSISTYKDIINKLVWEDLYFLQLCFEECLKNRSYIMHVLICRQYDSKLHVRCYLLKIFYELIENNFIPLNYYNNICVICSERINDKSPLVRQRAFALLSCIANDVVKTKYMIPLDTKRIKKDLYYLDRRKNLLYKNDTSRADINGTVHGDILPMKRIKNVKGKKKINLSDSSTDSEDMDEIIEKDKNYNNRHNNGHNNIHNNGHNNIHNNIHNNRHNNILDRVNIRSDLTNKCDIIAGESSDFHLKDNIQNEEDRNKYSNQLDLLIRMYNEVLFISLIVDECVDLCFKLLYSTIETDQKSAIKFIILAHICGNNKAGEDMNKVWSLIFSNNNIIVEIIINEFVNVNISSEDYRISAFRLINVTTNSKLKDISCIEKIIECLLLQEKASTLSVGKLLDELFNILFVDKFSDNKNMIIKEGALILMKILCYSIYTVNIKKGKKDQHFLFTNKKKHLILLFINEYKDNLHFINLLILILKYNKTNKIIQSLLIILFNLIFDKMVDNDVLDDGMMCKGGESKFVNGEDNINNNNNNDNNNDSDNNSFYNNSKGEFKEHCLYEDKNTWFKCCQSIVESMYVHFDDFLLIFTTKIRNMLHFVLNNNMCKPYLVNKEISGDNNNKISCLTLTKFIFLCGHLGLYTYIYAEKIQNKLKKIVSKNDSNYGMCTKEEKDREYFDYVVEHMIVCNNLLGKKVMPLIFFIINNPKEFFNECIINDDKKVRYCFNKEQVGYKEDDTLYMNYEVYLLILVCLLTLCKFAIISQTFCQKIMSNNSSIIKLIVSIITEEENQLFLRSGKVANGSTDLSGDMSMNILSLCDSGMNIEDTSRNKNNNNNNNNNNNNNNNNNNNNNNNNNYYSGNVKSEHMNEVDMKGGEKIGEKIYDKMYNNNNVTYLNNKETNRDSKTFQYDVFKSCIMYKTISNIRKMLLISYADLLYRHPNLLEPYNKYIFKVLNDEDINMRRTAVSVFTHLFMTDTVKAKSILLVHMMYLTIDSDEKISSGSKSFFYELDKKSPITLVNNICDMISVLVRNDRKLEYEMNKKILLFLLTFLKKSKYNETLVEKVFKKMKEVNINRTDDLHLYMQVFLNIHIDEKILAKINKCFPLIRYIIRENEYVHDNFILICKKAAEKKRGRPTEDGQQQNNTNISNSNNNNNNNDHNNNNDKMETEKNDNKMRELAEDILGKIESTTNKTRHMFSFESEIKSFSKEETKSKNEERK, from the coding sequence ATGCTGCAAGGAAGGATAAAAAAGTTTAAGGTTCCCGTTGATAACAATAttgataattttataaaagatataaatataagaaagaatgaatatatatatgcatgtgATTTGGTAGATGATGATAACATAAATTTGAGGAGTGAAAATGTGATAAGTTTATTTGATTACCTTAATGAGAGTTATAgtaatgtattattattattatgtcaAGAAGGTTTCGAtagtatattaaattatatgaaagtTTGTAATAATTTGAGTGATATAGAGAATGAGAAGATATTTGGATGTTTGACTATATTAATTGAAAAAGGTGTCGATATATttaagaattattataaatgtttaGAGAAGTGTCATAAGAAAGATGAATTTTATAATGATAGCGAAAAAAtggagataataataaatgaaaataatagtattatgaatataataatagaatGTTTAGAATCtaattataaagaatattcaataaatgaaaagaaaaggaacTTGACATATTTTGAAATTaatgaaattataatatcattttttaatgctttaacctttatttatataaatatatttaattcatattataattctaatttttcaaaacagaataataataataataataataataataataatgaaattataaTCAATGTTCAACGAGGTCGAAAAAAACAGAAAAGAGATAGTGATGAAGGGAATAATATacctttaaaaaatataaatagtttgttaaataatattattttattagttagtaatataaatttcgatttattatatgacaatattaatatatctatCCTAgacatatatttacatttctttttaaatatatatacattaaatcAAGAGAATACaacaatatttaatatgagCACTACGTATCATGAGGAAATATCGATTATTATAGGGAACTTGTTGAAATTGTATATGAAGAAGGATACACATAAGGTTATTGGATCTGCTGAGAAGTCTGTTATTAAATCGTCTGGTAATTTTTTGAATCACATggaatataaaaaggaaacaaGTAGGGTTGttgataataagaaaaagaagaaaagggGTAAGCATATGGATGACGAGGAGGAAGATGACGATGATGATAAAGGTGATAAAGGTGGTAGtggcaataataataataataatatcgataatgataattataatgataataataatgataattataatgataattataatgataattatgatgataattatgatgataacaaAATTGGAGAAAAAGATAATTCGCATAGCAAAAAGAGAGAAGACGAGGAGGATGagaatttttattctttttctttttcctacatatttttaaatgtatgTAAGAAATGTACCAGTGTAAATATATGTGATTGTATACTAAGGGTAAAGAATACGGAGATTCCTAAAGTTATAATGAAAGAGTTTATAGatcatataaaagaaaattcgataatatatttaaatttgaGTGTTCAAACACACATGCAGAATGAAATATTGAATATGTTAAATTGTTTGGaatatttttctaaaaaCTTAAGTGtgcatttaatattttatttgaaagATTTAACGGATATGTTAGGTATagacatttattatataagaaaatcGATATTTGagatttttaaaaattttataattttgtcCAAGGGCAGTGAAGAAATGAAGGTGAATCATATAAAAGATTCTGAACTTTCTACGAATAATAGGAGGAAGGAGAAAAATGGTAGGAGGGACATTAAAAGGTGTACTGGATATGAGgatgaaaagaataatattggAAAGGGTAATAATAGTTATAACTTTTTAAATGATAGTGATGATAGTGATGatagtgatgataatgatgatgataatattgattgtgatgatgatgataatatcgattgtgatgatgatgataatatcgATTGTGATGATGATGACAATAGCGACCTTTTTAGTGATGACGATACCGACTTTTTTAGTGatagaaatataaatgataatgttTGTAATAAGAGAGGGGAAAAatcgaagaaaaaaaaagaaaaagaaataaaaaataaaataaaaaataataataaaagaagtgagtgtaataataataataagtataatatttcaaagaaagagaaaaaaaagaaaaaatatttcaatttGAAAAGAAacgaaaataaaatttgtaataataaagaaatggatcatttattaaaatcgTCTTCTTTAcatattaatgaaaatagtataagtacatataaagatataataaataaattagtaTGGGaagatttatattttttacaattaTGTTTTGAGGAGTGTTTAAAAAATAGATCATATATAATGCATGTATTAATATGTAGACAATATGATTCAAAATTACATGTGCGTTGTTATTTGTTGAAGATATTTTATGAATTAATTGAGAATAATTTTATCCCcttgaattattataataatatatgtgtaatatgTAGTGAGCGAATAAATGATAAATCTCCTTTAGTAAGACAGAGGGCATTTGCTTTATTATCCTGTATAGCAAATGATGTTGTAAAAACGAAATATATGATACCTTTGGACACGAAGAGAATAAAGAAGGATTTGTATTATTTGGATAGAAGAAAgaatttgttatataaaaatgataccTCAAGAGCTGATATAAATGGAACTGTTCATGGTGATATATTACctatgaaaagaataaaaaatgtaaaaggcaaaaagaaaattaatttatctGATAGTAGTACCGATAGTGAAGATATGGATGAGATTATTGAAAAGgacaaaaattataataatagacATAATAATggacataataatatacataataatggacataataatatacataataatatacataataatagaCATAATAACATTTTAGATCGTGTAAATATTAGGTCTGATTTAACTAACAAGTGTGATATTATTGCAGGTGAAAGTTCAGATTTCCATTTGAAagataatatacaaaatgaggAAGATAGAAATAAGTATTCTAACCAATTAGATCTTCTTATAAGGATGTACAACGAAGTGTTGTTTATATCCTTGATAGTTGATGAATGTGTAGATTTATGtttcaaattattatattcaactATAGAGACTGATCAGAAGAGTgctataaaatttattattttagcACACATATGTGGTAATAATAAAGCAGGAGAAGACATGAATAAGGTATGGTCTTTAATatttagtaataataatataatagtggaaataataataaatgaatttgTGAATGTTAATATTTCAAGTGAGGATTACCGAATCAGTGCATTTAGATTAATCAATGTAACTACAAATAgtaaattaaaagatatatcgTGTATAGAAAAGATTATTGAATGTTTGTTGCTCCAAGAAAAGGCTAGCACGTTGAGTGTAGGTAAATTATTAgatgaattatttaatatattatttgttgatAAATTCAGtgataataagaatatgataataaaagagGGCGCTTTAATccttatgaaaatattatgttattctATATACACGGTAAATATCAAGAAAGGGAAAAAGGATCAACATTTTCTGTTTActaataagaaaaaacatttgatattgttatttataaatgaGTACAAGGACAATTtgcattttataaatttgttGATATTGATATTGAAGTATAACAAGacgaataaaataatacagaGTTTGTTGATCATATTGTTTAATTTGATATTTGACAAGATGGTTGATAATGATGTGTTGGACGATGGTATGATGTGTAAGGGAGGAGAGAGCAAATTTGTTAATGGAGaggataatataaacaataataataataatgataataataatgatagtgACAACAATTCGTTTTATAACAATTCTAAAGGAGAATTCAAGGAACATTGTTTATATGAAGATAAGAACACGTGGTTTAAATGTTGCCAATCTATTGTTGAAAGTATGTATGTACACTTTGACGATTTTCTTCTTATATTTACGACAAAGATAAGGAATATGTTACATTTTGTGCTGAACAATAATATGTGTAAACCTTATCTTgtgaataaagaaataagcggagataataataacaaaatttcATGTTTGACATTAACaaagtttatttttttatgtgggCATTTAGGTTTGTATACGTATATCTATGCTGAAAAGATCCagaacaaattaaaaaaaatcgTTTCTAAGAACGATAGTAATTATGGTATGTGTACGAAGGAAGAAAAGGATCGAGAATACTTTGATTATGTTGTTGAACATATGATTGTgtgtaataatttattaggAAAAAAAGTTATgcctttaatattttttataataaataatcctaaggaattttttaatgagtgtataataaatgatgataaaaaagtaagatattgttttaataaaGAACAAGTAGGTTATAAGGAGGATGATACATTGTATATGAATTATGAGGTATATTTATTGATACTTGTATGTTTATTAACTTTATGTAAATTCGCTATTATATCTCAAACGTTTTGTCAAAAGATTATGTCTAATAATTCGTCCATAATTAAGTTGATCGTTTCTATAATAACCGAGGAAGAAAATCAGTTATTTTTGAGAAGTGGGAAGGTCGCGAATGGTTCGACAGATTTATCTGGAGATATGagtatgaatatattaagtTTGTGTGACAGTGGTATGAACATTGAGGATACGAGTAGGAAtaaaaacaacaacaataataataataacaacaataataataataacaacaataataataacaataataataataataattattatagtGGAAATGTAAAAAGTGAGCATATGAATGAGGTAGATATGAAGGGGGGTGAGAAAATAGGCGAAAAAATATACGACAagatgtataataataataatgtgacatatttaaataataaggaAACGAATCGAGATAGCAAGACATTCCAATATGATGTTTTCAAAAGTTGCATAATGTACAAAACTATATCTAACATAAGAAAAATGTTACTTATAAGTTATGCAGATTTATTATATCGTCATCCTAATTTACTAGAACcatacaataaatatatttttaaagtattaaatgatgaagatataaatatgcgGAGGACGGCGGTATCTGTGTTTACACATTTATTTATGACAGATACGGTAAAGGCAAAGAGTATATTGCTTGTACATATGATGTATTTAACAATAGATAGTGATGAGAAAATATCTAGTGGATCAAagtcttttttttatgaattgGATAAGAAATCTCCAATAACActtgttaataatatatgtgatatGATATCTGTATTAGTTCGTAACGATAGAAAGTTAGAATATGAAATGAAtaagaaaattttattattcttattaacttttttaaagaaaagtAAATATAACGAAACACTTGTTGAAAaggtttttaaaaaaatgaaagaagtAAATATTAATAGAACAGAtgatttacatttatatatgcaagtgtttttaaatatacacattgacgaaaaaatattagcaaaaataaataaatgctTTCCCCtaataagatatattattagagAAAATGAATATGTACATGATAATTTTATACTTATATGTAAGAAAGCTGCTGAGAAAAAAAGAGGCAGACCAACAGAAGATGGACAACAgcaaaataatacaaatattagtaatagtaataataataacaataataatgatcataataataataatgataaaatggAGACTgagaaaaatgataataaaatgagaGAACTAGCTGAGGACATACTAGGGAAAATTGAATCGACAACAAATAAGACAAGGCACATGTTCAGCTTTGAAAGCGAGATCAAATCGTTTAGTAAGGAGGAGACtaaaagtaaaaatgaaGAGAGGAAGTAA
- a CDS encoding tetratricopeptide repeat protein, putative has product MKIQNYLKQMKNEKNIFYYKEEGNDKIYKYDDIEKNTYRRKENKTDIYLKKDLLFQKCILYKLRCLNNTSSWLLELSKCEKNKEDHINYNKKLIDNIKFRKPFSKYKKIISLFYKKKYKEAYNLLCQISTRNSSQLLKSNLLWKDNFFVKNKYNLNGLIERIDFINKGKEVCEENHKKDEKVKGHKTRINDRANITILDMLQRKGKYKKEDKIKEIKRKYHDDIIINPKYMKYENKINRRCNNFVLYKKCSGFEYDFINIILHNNDYNTFPTQESNKCFVDIHNKILNKNKNNIYDDTSEGDMCYIYKKNEQFINHTKNRCINKKVKIKKRNTDKYHINENMRFYLYIKMLCLYMHSHSYSIYNEKNVRKQYLHINIEHMRRKEILLYIIQYMKNMRKKFIVFDTHLYLLLSVAYYDLGKYHKSVLYIKKSIKKDYFNITAWIFFNNLICIEKFIDNHEIEGKPKEIYRNQHNYDNYSTISINCNDEKKKKKKNIYIYVKKKYFINNHNKLDKLVNHLFENEFFEFSKNEYNKINIMNHHNFYTYINPITNMNEDFFFKNNYFVNQIFEEGMMNKEGNEKIVGHMDRCYKNCKNYIKNVHHVENVKNKKTIFNDVFIKYTKYLREHSFKNNFMTLFGFAHYCSLNNKRYQDSICIYKYLIKILRGKNNLYISGELAKLYYYCGQEKKSLKYFNKLKIINKENAILRKQMMNIYFIYYYSQYGQSKNCKNQIIFLGPNNKFEFYDKDKKHIMCMSMKKYKAFKRLIIPKYFSDEFIYVELLANIYFLNNSTFDLFLLAHSYQKKHKKKNYDEKLFYILGKYYSLNKNYEKSITFFKKGIKKDKYHIYSYISLAQEYFLFKNNVNISIYILLKVLFIYFNNTYVWYSLGQCLEYKKHYIFCIFSYEKALFFKEDISIYYFLSASYLKRGDIYNYIYVLIRGWNFKKNVLFSSMIFSINLNILNNEYYELIRKYDISNLLLSDEKKKECIEHIIVHHYYKKTNNNCLLWCLIYLKGYLKKITKNLHHDNIYISEFLKDNSYEMFVKNNFFFGGEDNNIKKKKFKEYHKTNLFFKNFNLIYYKNTSYLYFIQCLRNSPTVFFNAVTYLANYCFYNKQFKYSFKLLEILWDVKGSISSNYLEYIFLIEKMLRKEKDRNNFLKKKIS; this is encoded by the coding sequence atgaaaattcaaaattatttaaaacaaatgaaaaatgaaaaaaatattttttattataaagaagaaggaaatgataaaatatataaatatgatgacatagaaaaaaatacatatagaAGAAAGGAAAACAAAacagatatatatttgaaaaaagatTTACTTTTCCAAAAATGTATTTTGTACAAATTACGATGCCTCAATAATACTTCTTCATGGTTATTAGAACTATCCAAATGCGAGAAAAATAAAGAggatcatataaattataataaaaaacttattgataatataaaatttagaaaaccattttcaaaatataaaaaaattatttccttattttataaaaaaaaatataaagaagcatataatttattgtgCCAAATATCGACAAGGAATTCTTCTCAACTTTTAAAATCGAATTTATTATGGaaagataatttttttgtaaagaataaatataatttgaaTGGATTGATTGAAAGAATcgattttattaataaaggtAAGGAGGTATGTGAAGAGAATCATAAAAAAGATGAGAAAGTAAAAGGCCATAAGACTCGTATAAATGACAGGGCAAATATTACCATATTAGACATGTTacaaagaaaaggaaaatataagaaagaagataaaataaaagaaataaaaagaaaatatcatgatgatattattataaatccaaaatatatgaaatatgaaaataaaattaacagaagatgtaataattttgttttatataaaaaatgttcagGTTTTGAAtatgattttattaatattattctaCACAACAACGATTACAATACATTTCCTACACAAGAGAGCAATAAATGTTTTGtagatatacataataaaatattaaataaaaacaaaaataatatttatgatgaCACATCAGAAGGGGACATgtgctatatatataagaaaaatgaacAATTTATTAATCATACAAAAAACAgatgtattaataaaaaagtgaaaataaaaaagagaaatacGGATAAGtatcatataaatgaaaatatgagattttatctttatataaaaatgctatgtttatatatgcaCAGTCATTCATACTCAATATATAATGAGAAAAATGTGAGAAAACAATatcttcatataaatattgaacATAtgagaagaaaagaaatacttttatatattatacagtatatgaaaaatatgagaAAAAAGTTTATAGTTTTTGACACAcatctttatttattattaagcGTTGCTTATTATGATTTAGGCAAATATCATAAaagtgtattatatattaagaagAGTATTAAGAaagattattttaatattactgCATGGATATTTTTTAACAACTTAATATGTATAGAAAAATTTATAGATAACCATGAAATTGAAGGAAAGccaaaagaaatatatagaaaccaacataattatgataattatagtaCTATATCTATTAATtgtaatgatgaaaaaaaaaaaaaaaaaaaaaatatatatatatatgtaaaaaaaaagtatttcATAAATAACCATAATAAATTAGATAAACTAGTTAATCATTTGTTTGAAAATGAATTCTTtgaattttcaaaaaatgagtataataaaataaatataatgaaccaTCATAATTTCTACACATATATCAACCCTATAACAAATATGAATGaagatttcttttttaaaaacaattaTTTTGTCAACCAAATTTTTGAAGAGGGAATGATGAATAAAGaaggaaatgaaaaaatagtTGGACATATGGATCgatgttataaaaattgtaaaaattatataaaaaatgtacatcATGttgaaaatgttaaaaataaaaagaccATATTTAATgatgtttttattaaatatacaaaatatttgaGAGAACAtagttttaaaaataattttatgacCTTATTCGGATTTGCGCATTACTgttctttaaataataaacgTTATCAAGAttctatatgtatatataaatatttgataaaaatCCTGAGGGGAAAAAATAACCTGTACATTTCAGGCGAGCTAGCCaaattgtattattactgtggtcaggaaaaaaaaagtttgaaatattttaataagttaaaaattataaataaggaaaatgctattttaagaaaacaaatgatgaatatatattttatatattattattcccaATATGGACAATctaaaaattgtaaaaatcAGATTATATTTTTGGGACCTAATAACAAATTTGAATTTtatgataaagataaaaaacatataatgtGTATGagtatgaaaaaatataaagctTTTAAAAGATTAATAATTCCTAAATATTTTTCAGacgaatttatatatgttgaatTATTagctaatatatattttttaaataattcaacatttgatttatttttactgGCTCATAGTTATCAAaagaaacataaaaaaaaaaattatgatgaaaaattattttatatattaggaaaatattattcattaaaTAAGAATTATGAAAAGtcaattacattttttaaaaaaggtattaaaaaagataaatatcatatatatagttatatcAGTTTAGCacaagaatattttttattcaagaataatgtaaatatatcaatatatattttattaaaagttctttttatatattttaacaatACTTATGTATGGTATAGTTTAGGCCAGTGTTtggaatataaaaaacattatattttttgtattttttcatatgaaaaggctcttttttttaaggaagatatttctatatattatttcttgtCTGCTTCCTATTTAAAAAGgggtgatatatataattatatttatgtgttaaTAAGAGGTTGGAATTTTAagaaaaatgttttattttcttctatgATTTTTagtattaatttaaatattttaaataacgaatattatgaattaataaggaaatatgatatatctaATCTTCTTTTGAgtgatgagaaaaaaaaagaatgtatCGAACATATTAttgttcatcattattataaaaaaacaaataacaaTTGCTTACTTTGGTGtctcatatatttaaaaggatatttaaaaaaaataactaaAAATTTGCatcatgataatatatatataagtgaaTTTTTAAAGGACAATTCATATGAAATGTTTGtaaagaataattttttttttgggggggaggataataatataaagaaaaagaaatttaaaGAATATCATAAAACGAATTTATTCttcaaaaattttaatttaatttattataaaaataccagttatttgtattttattcAATGTTTGAGAAATTCACCTACAGTTTTTTTTAATGCTGTAACTTATTTAGCtaattattgtttttataataaacaatTCAAATACTCTTTCAAACTTTTAGAAATATTATGGGATGTAAAGGGAAGCATATCCTCCAATTATTTggagtatatttttttgattgaAAAAATGTTAAGGAAGGAAAAGGatagaaataattttttaaaaaaaaaaatttcttaa
- a CDS encoding dynein light chain, putative produces MEKNHQILKYANPFAISKELKSYMLKVMDEYKKHFEKSFIKNCNLDDNINVIRDLILDEQNNYNEDIFLKIQKSFHMYDFFNLSLLFPIKVFKKTDKTLIQLISEDTNLSDLELIQAVLKNIENNNMDKLNFFYVENIIFELLDEIIRQVICEYPKRGFAVLLITNELQKNINYYKNLIDIIEHNNEMNTQGFKEMNEKNNLILQDLLVEENKLKEKLIDVQTRLELLKEENKKKLQENKNKKEIQYDLLKHNESLLDKIKEIYDKKGEI; encoded by the exons atggaaaaaaatcaccaaata ctGAAATATGCTAATCCTTTTGCCATAAGCAAGGAATTAAAATCGTACATGTTAAAAGTGAtggatgaatataaaaaacattttgaaaaatctttcattaaaaattgtaatttagatgataatataaatgtaattaGAGATTTGATATTAGATGAaca aaataattataatgaagatatattTCTGAAAATTCAAAAAAGTTTTCATATGTATGATTTCTTCAATTTATCGTTGTTATTTCCAATAaaagtttttaaaaaaactgACAAGACGTTGATTCag CTAATTTCTGAGGATACCAATTTGAGTGACCTGGAATTAATCCAAGCTGttcttaaaaatatagaaaacaaCAATATGGATAAATTAAACTTCTTTTACgtagaaaatataatttttgaattattag ATGAAATAATACGACAGGTTATTTGTGAATATCCCAAGAGAGGATTTGCCGTATTATT AATAACGAACGAACTACAAaagaatattaattattataaaaatttgatAGATATAATTGAGCACAATAATGAGATGAATACTCAAGGATTCAAGGAGATGAACGAAAAGAATAATTTAATT ctTCAAGATTTGTTAGTTGAGGAAAATAAATTGAAGGAGAAATTAATTGACGTACAAACTAGATtggaattattaaaaga agaaaataaaaaaaagcttcaggaaaataagaataagaaGGAAATACag tatgatttattaaaacataatGAATCGTTACTagataaaattaaagaaatttATGATAAGAAAggagaaatataa